One window from the genome of Paracoccus zhejiangensis encodes:
- a CDS encoding MupA/Atu3671 family FMN-dependent luciferase-like monooxygenase, with the protein MTRFSAILVGNEALMRHATQTLLDRGHGVAAIVTRNPDLRHWAEGEGLRVEDQDAPMPADAPGADWLFSVANLSILKPEMLARAGRGAINFHDGPLPAMAGVNVPVWAILEGNPRHAITWHLIDGGIDTGDVLAVRDFDIAPDETALTLNAKCFAHGAESFGEIVSAIESGSLSPQSQPAGARSYFARDQRPEAAAVLDLRRPAADLARLVRALDHGEYWNPLEVPKLALGPDRLALVSSAEAVEGAGAAGTVLAREGDSLTLATGAGALRVALVPGQGDLPEVGAALPLPDDAARAALGEVAGSAAKRDGFWRKQLSQTALSRGDAASGAWSSLPVAGTASPEAAAAALALLARRGAGGAISVALRPGGHPSTGGVLADWLPLTVTPEGRLGDFSATLSGVIADLQKRGPFAADLLHRAPELRGASAPETGLDLAGRGPIPGTALTLSLGADGITLHHDSARIDAEEAQRLAERLSLALQAGPDSPVAAIGALDPARLDELLHSRNATATDYRDACIHSLIAETAAQDASATALVFEDQSLTRAQLESAANALARDLVAQGVTPDQPVGLFAKRGPELVIGALAILKAGGAYLPLDPDYPQDRLSHYLADSGARIVLTQPGLAGLPEGHGASLMPIPAKPPAEDPGAPETTVGPEHLAYLIYTSGSTGKPKGVMVEHRNVANFFAGMDAVIPHQPGDAWLAVTSLSFDISVLEIFWTLARGLKLVIAGEESRLAVSGGTPGKSRAAMDFSLFYWGNDDGVGPKKYELLLDGARFADQNGFTALWTPERHFHAFGGPYPNPSVTGAAAAAVTTRLGIRAGSCVVPLHHPARIAEEWAVIDNLTGGRAAIAVASGWQPDDFVLRPENAPPKNKDAMIAAVDVLRRLWRGEEVEFPKADGTPHKVRTQPRPVQKELPIWVTVAGNPETWREAGRLGANVLTHLLGQSVDVVEERIKDYHAALREAGHDPRDFTVTLMLHSYLAADRETAREVARGPMKDYLRAAAALVKQYAWDFPAFKRPAGLTNPMAIDLGSLSEEELDGILEFAFLRYFEDSGLFGSVEEAVARVEHLQKIGVGEIACLIDYGIAPDVVKGSFPLLGQVAAAFAGAEEPDAGDFSIAAQIRRHRVTHLQCTPSMARILVTDPAVAGALANLRCIMIGGEALPPSLVRDLRAVSGAEILNMYGPTETTIWSSVARLAPDQDSTPLGPPIANTQLYVLDEAGQPLDDGEEGELWIGGHGVTRGYWNRADLTGAAFRPDPFVRPADAAPWGARMYRTGDLVRWRSDGQMDFLGRADGQIKLRGFRIELGEIEARLADLPGVREAVVILRPDASGQGRLLAYVTGEATLEEAHLRAALQELLPQHMLPARITRLEAMPLTPNRKIDRKALPEPAAPVQVAAPAVSTAPVAPAGNGADPSPVIEQVWAETLGLPSVGARDNFFAIGGHSLLAIQLHRTLRDRLGLASIGVTDVFRFPVLGDYQRHVAGLAGAGKPAKPIEAAPRPVVAPTAQAAADDPMARRRAMRAQLRNSE; encoded by the coding sequence ATGACCCGTTTCAGCGCCATCCTCGTCGGCAACGAAGCCTTGATGCGCCACGCGACCCAGACCCTGCTGGACCGGGGCCACGGCGTCGCCGCCATCGTCACCCGCAATCCCGACCTGCGGCACTGGGCCGAGGGTGAGGGGCTTCGGGTCGAGGATCAGGATGCGCCGATGCCGGCGGATGCGCCGGGCGCCGACTGGCTGTTCAGCGTGGCGAACCTGTCGATCCTGAAGCCCGAGATGCTGGCCCGCGCCGGACGCGGCGCGATCAATTTCCACGACGGCCCGCTGCCCGCCATGGCCGGGGTGAACGTGCCGGTCTGGGCGATCCTTGAGGGCAATCCCCGTCACGCCATCACCTGGCACCTGATCGATGGCGGCATCGATACGGGCGATGTGCTGGCGGTGCGGGACTTCGACATCGCGCCGGATGAGACCGCCCTGACGCTGAATGCAAAATGTTTTGCACATGGGGCCGAGAGCTTTGGCGAGATCGTTTCGGCGATTGAATCCGGCAGCCTGTCTCCGCAATCCCAGCCTGCCGGCGCGCGCAGCTATTTCGCCCGCGACCAGCGACCCGAGGCGGCGGCGGTGCTGGACCTGCGCCGGCCCGCCGCCGATCTGGCGCGACTGGTCCGGGCGCTGGATCACGGCGAATACTGGAACCCGCTCGAGGTGCCGAAACTGGCGCTGGGGCCGGATCGGTTGGCACTGGTGTCTTCGGCCGAGGCGGTCGAGGGCGCGGGCGCGGCGGGAACTGTTCTGGCGCGCGAGGGTGACAGTCTGACGCTGGCGACAGGTGCTGGCGCGCTGCGCGTGGCGCTGGTGCCGGGGCAGGGTGATCTGCCCGAGGTCGGGGCGGCGCTGCCGCTGCCCGACGATGCGGCGCGGGCGGCGCTGGGGGAGGTGGCCGGGTCAGCCGCCAAGCGGGACGGGTTCTGGCGCAAGCAATTGTCGCAGACGGCGTTGAGCCGGGGCGATGCCGCCAGCGGCGCCTGGTCGAGCCTGCCGGTCGCCGGCACCGCCTCGCCTGAAGCCGCCGCCGCGGCCCTTGCACTATTGGCGCGGCGCGGGGCGGGCGGGGCGATCTCGGTCGCGCTGCGGCCCGGGGGTCACCCCTCGACCGGCGGCGTTCTGGCCGACTGGCTGCCGTTGACCGTTACGCCCGAGGGGCGGCTGGGGGATTTTTCTGCCACGCTCTCGGGCGTCATCGCCGATTTGCAGAAGCGCGGCCCCTTCGCGGCAGACCTGCTGCACCGCGCGCCCGAATTGCGGGGCGCCAGCGCGCCCGAGACCGGGCTGGACCTTGCCGGTCGCGGCCCGATCCCCGGCACGGCGCTGACGCTGAGCCTCGGCGCGGACGGGATCACGCTGCATCATGACAGCGCCCGGATCGATGCCGAGGAGGCGCAGCGTCTGGCCGAGCGCCTGTCGCTTGCGTTGCAGGCTGGCCCGGACAGCCCGGTCGCGGCCATCGGCGCGCTGGATCCGGCGCGGCTGGACGAGCTTCTGCACAGCCGCAATGCCACGGCGACAGACTATCGCGACGCTTGCATCCATAGCCTGATCGCCGAGACGGCGGCGCAGGACGCTTCGGCCACGGCGCTGGTCTTCGAAGATCAGAGCCTGACCCGTGCGCAATTGGAATCCGCCGCCAATGCCTTGGCCCGCGATCTGGTGGCCCAGGGCGTCACCCCGGATCAGCCGGTCGGCCTTTTCGCCAAGCGTGGCCCGGAGCTGGTGATCGGTGCGCTGGCGATTCTCAAGGCAGGCGGCGCCTATCTGCCGCTCGATCCCGATTACCCGCAGGACCGGCTGAGCCATTACCTCGCCGACAGCGGCGCACGGATCGTGCTAACCCAACCGGGGCTGGCGGGTCTGCCCGAGGGTCACGGCGCCAGCCTGATGCCGATCCCCGCAAAACCCCCGGCAGAAGACCCGGGCGCGCCGGAAACCACGGTCGGACCCGAGCATCTGGCCTATCTGATCTACACCTCGGGCTCGACCGGCAAGCCCAAGGGGGTGATGGTCGAGCACCGCAATGTGGCGAACTTCTTCGCCGGCATGGATGCGGTGATCCCGCACCAGCCCGGCGATGCCTGGCTGGCGGTGACCAGTCTCAGCTTCGACATCTCGGTGCTCGAGATCTTCTGGACGCTGGCGCGCGGGCTGAAACTGGTCATCGCGGGCGAGGAATCGCGGCTGGCGGTGTCGGGCGGAACACCGGGCAAATCCCGCGCGGCGATGGATTTCAGCCTGTTCTACTGGGGCAATGACGATGGCGTCGGTCCGAAGAAATACGAGCTTCTGCTGGATGGCGCGCGCTTTGCCGATCAGAACGGCTTCACTGCGCTCTGGACGCCGGAACGCCATTTCCACGCCTTTGGCGGCCCCTATCCGAACCCCTCGGTGACCGGGGCGGCGGCGGCGGCGGTGACCACGCGGCTTGGCATCCGCGCTGGCAGCTGTGTCGTGCCGCTGCACCATCCGGCGCGGATTGCCGAGGAATGGGCGGTGATCGACAACCTGACCGGCGGGCGGGCGGCTATCGCGGTCGCCTCGGGCTGGCAGCCGGATGATTTCGTGCTGCGCCCGGAAAACGCCCCGCCGAAGAACAAGGATGCGATGATTGCCGCCGTCGACGTGCTGCGCCGTCTGTGGCGCGGCGAGGAGGTCGAGTTTCCCAAGGCCGATGGCACGCCCCACAAGGTCCGCACACAGCCCCGCCCGGTGCAGAAGGAACTGCCGATCTGGGTCACCGTCGCCGGCAACCCGGAAACCTGGCGCGAGGCCGGGCGGCTTGGCGCCAATGTGCTGACCCATCTGCTGGGCCAGTCCGTCGATGTGGTCGAGGAACGGATCAAGGATTACCACGCCGCCTTGCGCGAGGCCGGGCATGATCCGAGGGACTTCACCGTCACGCTGATGCTGCACAGCTATCTGGCCGCAGACCGCGAGACCGCGCGCGAGGTCGCCCGGGGTCCGATGAAGGATTACCTGCGGGCCGCCGCCGCGCTGGTCAAGCAATATGCCTGGGACTTCCCGGCTTTCAAGCGACCCGCCGGGCTGACCAATCCCATGGCCATCGATCTTGGCAGCCTCAGCGAAGAAGAACTCGACGGTATCCTCGAATTCGCCTTCCTGCGCTATTTCGAGGATTCGGGCCTGTTCGGCAGCGTTGAGGAAGCCGTGGCCCGTGTCGAGCATTTGCAGAAGATCGGCGTGGGCGAAATCGCCTGCCTGATCGATTACGGCATCGCGCCCGATGTGGTGAAGGGCTCTTTCCCGCTGCTCGGGCAGGTGGCGGCGGCCTTTGCCGGGGCCGAGGAACCCGATGCCGGGGACTTCTCGATCGCCGCGCAGATCCGCCGGCACCGGGTCACGCATCTGCAATGCACCCCCAGCATGGCCCGCATCCTCGTCACCGATCCGGCGGTGGCCGGGGCGCTCGCCAACCTGCGCTGCATCATGATCGGCGGCGAGGCATTGCCACCCTCGCTGGTGCGCGACCTGCGCGCGGTCAGCGGGGCCGAGATCCTGAACATGTATGGCCCGACCGAAACGACCATCTGGTCCTCGGTGGCGCGGCTCGCGCCCGACCAGGACTCGACGCCGCTGGGGCCGCCCATCGCCAACACCCAGCTTTACGTGCTGGACGAGGCGGGCCAGCCGCTGGACGACGGCGAGGAGGGGGAACTCTGGATCGGCGGTCACGGCGTCACCCGTGGCTATTGGAACCGGGCCGACCTGACCGGCGCGGCCTTCCGCCCCGATCCCTTCGTGCGGCCTGCTGATGCCGCGCCCTGGGGCGCGCGGATGTATCGCACCGGCGACCTGGTGCGCTGGCGCTCGGACGGGCAGATGGATTTCCTCGGCCGCGCCGATGGCCAGATCAAGTTGCGCGGTTTCCGCATCGAACTGGGCGAGATCGAGGCGCGGCTGGCGGACCTGCCGGGCGTGCGCGAAGCGGTGGTGATCCTGCGACCCGATGCCTCGGGGCAGGGGCGTTTGCTGGCCTATGTCACCGGCGAGGCCACGCTGGAAGAGGCGCATCTGCGCGCGGCGCTGCAGGAGCTGCTGCCCCAGCACATGCTGCCCGCCCGGATCACTCGGCTCGAGGCGATGCCGCTGACCCCCAACCGCAAGATCGACCGCAAGGCGCTGCCCGAACCGGCCGCGCCGGTGCAGGTGGCGGCCCCTGCGGTCAGTACCGCGCCGGTCGCGCCTGCCGGAAACGGGGCCGATCCCTCGCCGGTGATCGAACAGGTCTGGGCCGAGACGCTTGGCCTGCCCTCGGTCGGCGCGCGGGACAATTTCTTCGCCATTGGCGGCCATTCGCTCTTGGCGATCCAATTGCACCGCACGCTGCGCGACCGGCTGGGGCTGGCCTCGATCGGGGTGACGGATGTGTTCCGCTTCCCGGTGCTGGGCGATTATCAGCGCCATGTGGCGGGTCTTGCAGGCGCTGGCAAACCGGCGAAGCCGATTGAAGCCGCACCGCGCCCGGTGGTGGCGCCCACGGCTCAGGCAGCGGCGGACGATCCGATGGCCCGGCGGCGGGCGATGCGGGCGCAGTTGCGCAACAGCGAGTGA